A genomic window from Arthrobacter globiformis includes:
- a CDS encoding DEAD/DEAH box helicase, with protein MSELHTHQLLSDDTGTETIEPEETIISDEKPHEIAEKSFADFDVRADIVESLADAGITHPFPIQAMTLPVALSGHDIIGQAKTGTGKTLGFGIPVLQRVVGRDDAGFDKLPSPGAPQAMVIVPTRELAVQVANDLQTASRKRNVRIATIYGGRAYEPQIDALQKGVEVVVGTPGRLIDLYKQKHLVLKNVKIVVLDEADEMLDLGFLPDVETLIAGTPAVRQTLLFSATMPGPVIAMARRYMTQPTHIRAADPDDEGLTKRDIRQLIYRAHSMDKIEVVSRILQARGRGRTIIFTKTKRTAAKVAEELVDRGFAAAAIHGDLGQGAREQALRAFRNNKVDVLVATDVAARGIDVDDVTHVINYQCVEDEKIYLHRVGRTGRAGNKGTAVTFVDWDDMPRWGLINKALGLSVPEPVETYSSSPHLFEELDIPEGTKGRLPRNKRTLAGVDAEVLEDLGETGKKNTRSGGRDAGRSDSREGSRRGGDAGKRSGERRRRSSDSGADAGTGPASTATVEAEQPARPRRNRTRTRRRNGEVVSGSESASTGSQPGGTEAP; from the coding sequence GTGAGTGAATTGCATACCCACCAGCTTCTCTCCGACGACACCGGCACCGAGACCATCGAGCCGGAAGAGACCATCATCTCGGACGAGAAACCGCACGAAATAGCCGAAAAGTCGTTTGCCGACTTCGACGTCCGCGCCGACATCGTTGAGTCGCTGGCAGACGCCGGCATCACGCACCCCTTCCCCATCCAGGCCATGACGCTGCCCGTCGCGCTGTCCGGCCACGACATCATCGGCCAGGCCAAGACCGGCACCGGCAAGACCCTTGGCTTCGGCATTCCCGTCCTCCAGCGTGTGGTGGGCCGGGACGACGCCGGGTTCGACAAGCTGCCCTCCCCCGGCGCGCCGCAGGCCATGGTGATCGTTCCCACCCGCGAGCTTGCCGTCCAGGTGGCCAACGACCTGCAGACTGCATCCCGCAAGCGCAACGTCCGCATCGCCACGATTTACGGCGGCCGCGCGTACGAACCGCAGATCGACGCGCTGCAGAAGGGCGTGGAAGTGGTTGTCGGCACACCCGGCCGCCTCATCGACCTCTACAAGCAGAAGCACCTCGTGCTCAAGAACGTGAAGATCGTGGTCCTCGATGAGGCCGACGAGATGCTGGACCTCGGCTTCCTGCCCGACGTCGAGACCCTGATCGCCGGAACCCCGGCGGTCCGCCAGACCCTCCTGTTCTCCGCCACCATGCCTGGCCCCGTCATCGCGATGGCCCGCCGGTACATGACGCAGCCCACCCACATCCGCGCCGCCGATCCGGACGACGAGGGCCTGACCAAGCGCGATATCCGCCAGCTCATCTACCGCGCACACAGCATGGACAAGATCGAAGTGGTCTCCCGCATCCTGCAGGCCCGCGGCCGCGGCCGGACCATCATCTTCACCAAGACCAAGCGCACCGCAGCCAAGGTTGCCGAGGAACTGGTGGACCGCGGATTCGCCGCGGCTGCCATCCACGGTGACCTCGGACAGGGCGCCCGCGAGCAGGCCCTCCGTGCCTTCCGCAACAACAAGGTGGACGTCCTCGTGGCCACCGACGTCGCGGCCCGCGGCATCGACGTCGACGACGTCACGCACGTCATCAACTACCAGTGCGTCGAGGACGAGAAGATCTACCTGCACCGTGTGGGCCGCACCGGCCGCGCCGGCAACAAGGGCACCGCCGTGACGTTCGTGGACTGGGACGACATGCCGCGCTGGGGTCTCATTAATAAGGCACTGGGCCTGAGCGTTCCCGAGCCTGTGGAAACCTACTCCTCCTCGCCGCACCTCTTCGAGGAACTCGACATACCCGAGGGGACCAAGGGCCGTCTGCCCCGCAACAAGCGCACGCTGGCCGGCGTCGACGCCGAAGTCCTGGAGGACCTGGGCGAGACCGGCAAGAAGAACACCCGCTCCGGCGGCCGCGACGCCGGCCGCTCCGACAGCAGGGAAGGCAGCCGCCGCGGCGGTGATGCGGGCAAGCGTTCGGGCGAGCGCCGCCGTCGTTCTTCAGACTCAGGCGCGGATGCAGGAACCGGCCCCGCCTCCACTGCGACTGTTGAAGCGGAGCAGCCGGCGCGCCCGCGCCGCAACCGCACCCGCACGCGCCGCCGCAATGGCGAAGTGGTTTCCGGCAGCGAATCCGCATCAACCGGCTCACAGCCGGGCGGCACCGAGGCCCCATAG
- a CDS encoding PHP domain-containing protein, producing the protein MRIDLHAHSNISDGTETPAEVMAAAAAAGLNVIALTDHDSTDGWEEASRAAIEDGVALVPGMEISCRTEHGISVHLLSYLHDPTHPGLLEEITKAREARLTRAERMVTLLAEDYPLSWDDVIHHVAPGATLGRPHIADALVAAGVVADRSEAFTSILTSHSRYFVQHYAPEPALAVELVRAAGGVPVFAHPVASARGRIVGESTYHNMIDAGLAGLEVNHRDNPEEGREFLRKLAAQHGLLVTGSSDYHGVGKPNRLGENLTAPDVFERIEELGTGTAVVR; encoded by the coding sequence GTGAGGATAGATCTACACGCCCACTCGAATATTTCCGATGGCACGGAAACTCCGGCTGAGGTCATGGCGGCCGCGGCGGCTGCAGGGCTGAACGTCATCGCGCTGACAGACCATGACTCCACGGACGGGTGGGAGGAAGCGTCCCGGGCGGCGATTGAGGACGGCGTGGCACTGGTGCCCGGGATGGAGATTTCCTGCCGGACAGAGCACGGGATCAGCGTTCACCTCCTGAGTTACCTGCACGACCCCACGCACCCGGGCCTGCTCGAAGAAATCACGAAGGCCAGGGAAGCGCGCCTGACCCGCGCCGAACGCATGGTTACGCTCCTGGCGGAGGATTACCCCCTTAGCTGGGACGACGTGATCCACCATGTGGCGCCGGGGGCCACGCTGGGACGGCCGCACATCGCCGACGCCCTGGTGGCGGCGGGCGTGGTGGCGGACCGTTCCGAGGCCTTCACTTCCATCCTCACCTCCCACTCGCGCTACTTCGTGCAGCACTACGCGCCGGAGCCGGCCCTCGCCGTCGAACTGGTCCGTGCCGCGGGCGGCGTTCCGGTCTTTGCCCATCCCGTCGCCTCCGCGCGGGGGCGCATCGTGGGTGAAAGCACGTACCACAACATGATCGACGCCGGCCTGGCCGGGCTGGAGGTCAACCACCGGGACAACCCGGAGGAGGGCCGGGAATTCCTGCGGAAGCTGGCCGCCCAGCACGGGCTCCTGGTGACCGGGTCCTCGGACTATCACGGCGTGGGCAAGCCGAACCGGCTGGGCGAGAACCTGACTGCGCCGGACGTGTTCGAGCGGATTGAGGAGCTGGGCACGGGCACCGCCGTCGTGCGCTGA
- a CDS encoding Mrp/NBP35 family ATP-binding protein, whose translation MSTTLIQAVNAALATVIDPELRRPITELGMVDSVEISDDGTVRLAVLLTIAGCPLRDTITRDSEAALLDVPGVTAVEVVLNVMTQAQRDALKEQLRGPGGERGIPFNQPGSLTKVFAVASGKGGVGKSSVTVNLACSLAAQGLRVGIVDADVYGFSVPALMGITQAPTRVDDMILPPVAYGVKVISIGMFVTGNQPVAWRGPMLHRALEQFLTDVYFGDLDALFLDLPPGTGDIAISVAQLLPKAEILVVTTPQAAAADVAERAGAIATQTGQTVAGVIENMSFLEMPDGGRMDLFGTGGGEVLAERLSASTGTEVPLLGQIPLDILLREGGDSGNPIVLGGPDTPAAAALSGIAGKLAARPRGLAGMKLDVHPR comes from the coding sequence ATGAGCACCACCCTCATTCAGGCAGTCAACGCTGCCCTGGCAACCGTCATCGACCCCGAACTCCGGCGCCCCATCACCGAACTGGGCATGGTGGACTCCGTGGAAATCTCCGACGACGGGACCGTCCGCCTGGCGGTGCTGCTCACCATTGCCGGCTGCCCGCTCCGCGACACGATCACGAGGGACTCCGAGGCGGCGCTGCTGGACGTACCCGGCGTGACCGCCGTCGAGGTGGTCCTGAACGTCATGACGCAGGCGCAGCGCGACGCGCTGAAGGAACAGCTGCGCGGCCCCGGCGGCGAGCGGGGCATCCCGTTTAACCAGCCAGGATCCCTCACCAAGGTCTTTGCGGTGGCCAGCGGCAAGGGCGGCGTGGGAAAGTCCTCGGTGACCGTCAACCTCGCCTGTTCCCTCGCGGCACAGGGGCTGCGCGTGGGCATCGTGGATGCGGACGTGTATGGCTTCTCGGTGCCGGCCCTGATGGGGATCACCCAGGCGCCCACCCGCGTGGACGACATGATTCTCCCGCCGGTGGCCTACGGCGTGAAGGTCATTTCCATCGGCATGTTCGTCACCGGCAACCAGCCCGTGGCCTGGCGCGGCCCCATGCTGCACCGGGCCCTCGAGCAGTTCCTCACCGACGTCTACTTCGGCGACCTGGACGCGCTGTTCCTTGACCTCCCGCCGGGCACCGGCGACATTGCCATCTCGGTGGCACAGCTGCTGCCCAAGGCCGAGATCCTGGTGGTCACCACTCCGCAGGCCGCCGCGGCCGACGTCGCAGAGCGCGCCGGCGCCATCGCCACCCAGACCGGGCAGACAGTGGCCGGGGTCATCGAGAACATGTCGTTCCTGGAAATGCCCGACGGCGGCCGGATGGACCTGTTCGGCACCGGCGGCGGGGAGGTTCTCGCCGAAAGGCTCAGCGCATCGACCGGCACGGAGGTGCCGCTGCTGGGCCAGATTCCGCTGGACATTCTCCTGCGCGAAGGCGGCGACTCAGGCAATCCCATCGTGCTGGGCGGCCCGGACACGCCCGCGGCGGCTGCGCTGTCCGGCATCGCCGGGAAGCTCGCGGCCAGGCCGCGGGGACTGGCAGGGATGAAGCTGGACGTCCATCCCCGCTGA
- a CDS encoding DUF1003 domain-containing protein, whose protein sequence is MAALAENTAKGTRPGGKPATQGSLDTPLSGRQRILPKFSPNPDAFGHATEGFARFMGTPQFLLYMTVFCVFWLAWNTFAPTAWQFDRVELGFTLLTLMLSLQASYAAPLLLLAQNRQDDRDRVSLQQDRQRAERNLSDTEYLTRELASLRIALREVATRDYVRAELRSLLEDLLEAQEELRTHEPSGPGSHESPRELVREKLKEKRDKQRNPRTQQIPKVKSEKTRGRAAHRPTSPES, encoded by the coding sequence GTGGCCGCATTGGCTGAGAACACGGCAAAGGGAACCCGCCCGGGCGGAAAGCCGGCAACCCAGGGAAGCCTGGACACGCCGCTGAGCGGCCGCCAGAGAATCCTCCCCAAGTTTTCGCCGAACCCCGACGCGTTCGGCCACGCGACGGAGGGCTTCGCCCGTTTCATGGGCACGCCGCAGTTCCTGCTCTACATGACCGTGTTCTGTGTATTCTGGCTGGCCTGGAATACCTTCGCCCCGACGGCCTGGCAGTTCGACAGGGTCGAACTCGGGTTTACGCTCCTGACGCTGATGCTGTCGCTGCAGGCGTCCTACGCCGCGCCGCTGCTGCTGCTCGCCCAGAACCGCCAGGACGACCGGGACCGCGTGTCCCTGCAGCAGGACCGCCAGCGGGCAGAGCGCAACCTCTCAGACACCGAATACCTCACCCGGGAACTGGCCTCGTTGCGGATCGCGCTGCGTGAAGTCGCCACCCGTGACTACGTCCGGGCGGAACTGCGCAGCCTCCTGGAGGACCTGCTGGAGGCCCAGGAGGAGCTCCGCACGCACGAGCCGTCGGGGCCAGGAAGCCATGAATCGCCGCGCGAACTGGTCCGGGAAAAGCTGAAGGAGAAGCGGGACAAGCAACGCAATCCCCGCACGCAGCAGATCCCCAAGGTCAAGTCTGAAAAAACGCGCGGCCGGGCAGCCCACCGACCCACTTCTCCCGAAAGCTGA
- a CDS encoding DNA-methyltransferase, with product MTETVWAPDGSNLVVHADNADFLPTLPDGAFTLIYVDPPFNTGRAQQRQETRMVLNAEGDGDRVGFKGRSYDTIKGALHRYDDAFSDYWSFLEPRLVEAWRLLADDGTLYLHLDYREVHYAKVMLDAIFGRECFLNEIIWAYDYGARAKNRWPTKHDNILVYVKNPAKYHFNSAEVDREPYMAPGLVTPAKRELGKLPTDVWWHTIVSPTGKEKTGYPTQKPEGLVRRVVAASSRPGDWCLDFFAGSGTLGAVAAKMGRRFVCVDQNQPAIDVMAKRLGAHAEIASCPPA from the coding sequence ATGACTGAAACTGTCTGGGCGCCGGACGGCAGCAACCTGGTGGTGCACGCGGATAACGCGGACTTCCTCCCCACGCTGCCGGACGGCGCCTTCACACTCATTTACGTGGACCCGCCCTTCAACACCGGCCGGGCCCAGCAGCGCCAGGAAACAAGGATGGTGCTGAACGCCGAGGGCGACGGCGACCGGGTGGGCTTCAAGGGCCGCTCCTACGACACGATCAAGGGCGCCCTGCACCGGTACGACGACGCCTTCAGCGACTACTGGTCCTTCCTCGAGCCGCGCCTCGTGGAGGCCTGGCGACTCCTGGCCGATGACGGCACCCTGTACCTGCACCTTGACTACCGCGAGGTGCACTACGCCAAGGTCATGCTGGACGCCATCTTTGGCCGTGAGTGCTTCCTCAACGAGATCATCTGGGCCTACGACTACGGCGCCCGCGCCAAAAACCGCTGGCCCACCAAACACGACAACATCCTCGTCTACGTCAAAAACCCGGCCAAGTACCACTTCAACAGCGCCGAGGTGGACCGGGAGCCCTACATGGCGCCAGGGCTGGTGACTCCGGCCAAGCGTGAGCTGGGCAAGCTGCCCACCGACGTCTGGTGGCACACCATCGTCTCCCCCACCGGCAAGGAAAAAACCGGTTACCCCACGCAGAAACCCGAGGGCCTGGTGCGCCGCGTGGTGGCTGCCTCCAGCCGTCCGGGTGACTGGTGCCTCGATTTCTTCGCCGGTTCCGGCACGCTCGGCGCCGTGGCAGCCAAGATGGGGCGCAGGTTCGTCTGCGTGGACCAGAACCAGCCGGCCATCGACGTCATGGCCAAGCGGCTCGGGGCGCACGCCGAGATCGCGTCCTGCCCGCCCGCGTAG
- a CDS encoding twin-arginine translocase TatA/TatE family subunit has translation MFGINGPEFILLLLIGILVIGPQRLPEYTQKLANLVREVRRMASGAREQIKEEVGIDIDDVDWKKYDPRQYDPRRIIKEALLEDDTKPVSAGGPAAVAAAASAAASHTEERPARNIESLGVGERAPFDSEAT, from the coding sequence GTGTTTGGAATCAACGGCCCGGAGTTTATTCTTCTGCTGCTCATCGGCATTCTGGTGATCGGCCCCCAGCGGCTGCCCGAATACACCCAGAAACTGGCAAACCTGGTCCGTGAAGTGCGCCGGATGGCCTCCGGCGCGCGGGAACAGATCAAGGAAGAAGTCGGCATCGACATCGATGACGTCGACTGGAAGAAGTACGATCCCCGCCAGTACGATCCGCGGCGCATCATCAAGGAAGCGCTCCTCGAAGACGACACCAAACCGGTCAGCGCCGGCGGTCCGGCGGCAGTAGCCGCCGCGGCATCGGCCGCAGCTTCCCACACCGAGGAACGGCCGGCACGCAACATCGAAAGCCTGGGCGTGGGGGAGCGGGCCCCTTTCGACTCCGAGGCGACCTAG
- a CDS encoding general stress protein, producing the protein MANIFGAPKAAPNGSDESKTVPTGDTVGSYTSYLDAQKAVDYLADQQFPVHLVSIVGNDLKMVERVTGRLSYPRVALSGALSGMWFGLFVGVMLSFFTPAGGTFSIISSVLMGAAFFMLFGIVTYAMQRGKRDFTSTSQVVATSYDVIVAFEAAHEARRLLQQLPMTPSDATPGARPAPHAPHDYQGQHDYQNQPYQQPGQHQGPPQGPSQGQGPQRPAGWNDPYGQRSQDANGQSGANQQYGAGQQGQGGQPQDQQYGANQQDQQAGANPQDQSTEGAPAAGQRPASVRYPDLPDGRPQYGVRVDPNQAEQGRDGQQQQ; encoded by the coding sequence ATGGCTAACATTTTTGGTGCTCCGAAGGCTGCGCCCAACGGCTCGGACGAGTCGAAGACTGTCCCCACCGGGGACACCGTCGGCTCGTATACCTCTTACCTGGACGCCCAGAAGGCCGTTGACTACCTCGCTGACCAGCAGTTCCCGGTGCACCTGGTGTCCATCGTGGGGAACGACCTCAAGATGGTGGAGCGCGTGACGGGCCGCCTCAGCTACCCGCGGGTGGCGCTCTCCGGTGCCCTGAGCGGCATGTGGTTCGGCCTGTTCGTCGGCGTCATGCTGTCCTTTTTCACGCCCGCCGGCGGGACGTTCTCCATCATCAGCTCGGTGCTGATGGGCGCGGCGTTCTTCATGCTGTTCGGGATCGTCACCTACGCCATGCAGCGCGGCAAACGCGACTTCACGTCCACCAGCCAGGTGGTTGCCACCAGTTACGACGTCATCGTGGCGTTCGAGGCGGCCCACGAGGCGCGGCGGCTGCTCCAGCAGCTGCCGATGACGCCGTCCGACGCCACCCCGGGTGCACGTCCGGCGCCGCACGCCCCGCACGACTACCAGGGCCAGCACGACTACCAGAACCAGCCTTACCAGCAGCCAGGCCAGCACCAGGGACCGCCGCAGGGCCCGTCCCAGGGCCAGGGGCCGCAGCGGCCGGCGGGCTGGAACGACCCCTACGGTCAGCGCAGCCAGGACGCCAACGGGCAGTCCGGTGCAAACCAGCAGTACGGCGCAGGGCAGCAGGGCCAGGGCGGGCAGCCGCAGGACCAGCAGTACGGTGCCAACCAGCAGGATCAGCAGGCCGGCGCCAACCCGCAGGATCAAAGCACGGAAGGCGCGCCGGCAGCGGGCCAGCGCCCGGCGTCCGTCCGTTACCCGGACCTGCCGGACGGCCGGCCGCAGTATGGCGTGCGGGTGGATCCGAACCAGGCCGAGCAGGGCCGGGACGGACAGCAGCAGCAGTAG
- a CDS encoding anti-sigma factor, translating to MGQLHRLLEGLRTRTGFPPLAGGRHPQTTDHIRACAECASALHRQRQYIERLRTAAVPAASDELTARLLLRTQQLAMAPAPVSRPSRMKLAGLAGGVAVVAAGAVAAGAYTVAGEPRQYAAGTASLFGQSGHSPGTDSRLAALRSSGWTCPELRAMGFHLVSASTTMLAGRPTVELRLTDGQHTARILEQHQGSPAAPWPINPLTGHPAGSDGYVAADLPGTTADGQVWVKAGQPWSAIYQTPRSTFTYVSDLPATSADDAVAMFAGAGSAAAPGLAAGTDAAGGSAAAQETVVDRVERGLRKIARQLGL from the coding sequence ATGGGTCAGCTACATCGCTTGCTGGAGGGGCTCAGGACGAGGACAGGGTTTCCGCCGCTTGCGGGCGGACGGCACCCGCAGACAACGGACCATATCCGCGCGTGCGCCGAATGCGCCAGCGCGCTGCACCGGCAGCGCCAGTACATTGAGCGACTCCGTACTGCCGCAGTCCCGGCCGCCAGTGACGAACTGACAGCGCGGCTCCTGCTCCGCACCCAGCAACTGGCCATGGCGCCTGCCCCCGTTTCCCGGCCCAGCCGGATGAAGCTGGCGGGGCTGGCCGGCGGGGTGGCCGTGGTGGCGGCAGGCGCCGTTGCCGCCGGAGCCTACACGGTTGCGGGCGAACCCAGACAGTACGCCGCAGGCACGGCCTCGCTCTTTGGCCAGTCCGGGCACTCCCCCGGAACGGACAGCCGCCTCGCCGCGCTGCGGTCCTCCGGCTGGACCTGCCCTGAACTGCGTGCCATGGGCTTCCACCTTGTTTCTGCCAGCACCACGATGCTGGCAGGCCGGCCCACGGTTGAACTGCGCCTTACGGACGGGCAGCACACGGCACGGATTCTGGAACAGCACCAAGGATCGCCGGCGGCGCCCTGGCCGATCAACCCACTGACCGGCCACCCGGCGGGAAGCGACGGATACGTCGCCGCTGACCTGCCGGGAACGACGGCGGACGGCCAGGTCTGGGTCAAGGCGGGGCAGCCGTGGAGCGCGATCTACCAGACGCCGCGGAGCACCTTCACCTACGTGTCGGATCTGCCCGCCACCTCGGCCGACGACGCTGTGGCGATGTTCGCGGGGGCTGGGAGTGCTGCCGCCCCAGGCCTTGCCGCCGGGACGGACGCGGCCGGCGGCAGTGCCGCTGCGCAGGAGACGGTCGTCGACCGGGTTGAACGCGGCCTCCGCAAGATAGCCCGCCAGTTGGGGCTTTGA
- a CDS encoding aminopeptidase P family protein — MNSADNTHNGENTASQPLEERVNNRSQRPSSAAFKAFMASNWAPAPQVTAERDAVASHAAKRRRAISDQFKGERLVLPAGPLKVRSNDCDYRFRPHSGFAHLTGLGLDHEPDAVLIFEPVEEGKGDDGGSHRATLYFRPLAGRDTEQFYADARSGEFWIGARPTLAEFEARLGIPTAHIDELEVAITKNVGAPEIGGVSIRLVRKADENIDALVDTARYNTAKDPDNLDLGVLDALDEKLSEALSELRLTKDEWEIEQMQIAVAATVEGFTEVVKALPRALTHFRGERVVEGAFFARAREEGNELGYDTIAAAGNNATVLHWTRNTGKVNAGELLLLDAGVEADSLYTADITRTLPANGKFSDVQRKIYEAVLDAADAGFAAAQIGVKFRDIHTAATTVLAERLAEWGLLPVPVEEALSEDGQQHRRWMPHGTSHHLGLDVHDCAQAKRELYLDGVLREGMVFTIEPGLYFKQEDLAIPEEYRGIGVRIEDDILMTAEGPVNLSAALPRTADDVEAWMAGIYQEIDAKG, encoded by the coding sequence GTGAACTCTGCAGACAACACCCACAACGGTGAAAACACAGCTTCCCAGCCCCTGGAAGAGCGCGTCAACAACCGCTCCCAGCGGCCCAGTTCCGCGGCTTTCAAGGCCTTCATGGCCAGCAACTGGGCGCCCGCGCCACAGGTGACCGCTGAACGGGACGCCGTCGCCAGCCACGCCGCGAAGAGGCGGCGGGCCATCTCCGACCAGTTCAAGGGTGAACGCCTCGTGCTTCCGGCCGGGCCCCTGAAGGTCCGGTCCAACGACTGCGACTACCGCTTCCGGCCGCACTCCGGCTTCGCCCACCTCACCGGCCTCGGCCTGGACCATGAGCCCGACGCCGTGCTCATCTTCGAACCTGTCGAGGAGGGCAAGGGCGACGACGGCGGCAGCCACCGCGCCACGCTCTACTTCCGGCCGCTGGCCGGACGGGACACCGAACAGTTCTACGCCGACGCACGGTCGGGAGAGTTCTGGATCGGGGCCCGGCCCACGCTGGCCGAGTTTGAGGCCCGGCTCGGAATCCCCACGGCCCACATCGATGAACTCGAGGTGGCCATCACCAAGAACGTCGGCGCCCCCGAAATCGGCGGCGTCTCCATCCGCCTGGTGCGCAAGGCGGACGAAAACATCGACGCGCTCGTGGACACCGCCCGCTACAACACCGCCAAGGACCCGGACAACCTGGACCTTGGCGTGCTGGACGCCCTCGACGAGAAGCTCTCCGAAGCACTCTCCGAGCTGCGCCTGACCAAGGACGAGTGGGAAATCGAGCAGATGCAGATCGCAGTGGCCGCAACGGTGGAGGGGTTCACCGAAGTGGTCAAGGCGCTGCCCCGCGCCCTGACCCACTTCCGCGGTGAGCGCGTGGTGGAGGGCGCCTTCTTCGCCCGCGCCCGGGAGGAAGGCAACGAACTCGGCTACGACACCATCGCCGCCGCCGGCAACAACGCCACTGTGCTCCACTGGACCCGCAACACCGGCAAGGTCAACGCCGGGGAACTCCTGCTGCTGGACGCCGGCGTTGAGGCCGATTCGCTCTACACCGCGGACATCACCCGCACGCTCCCGGCCAACGGCAAGTTCTCGGACGTGCAGCGCAAGATCTACGAAGCCGTCCTCGACGCAGCCGACGCCGGCTTCGCGGCCGCCCAGATCGGCGTGAAGTTCCGCGACATCCACACGGCCGCAACCACTGTCCTCGCGGAGCGCCTTGCCGAGTGGGGCCTGCTCCCGGTCCCCGTCGAGGAAGCCCTCAGCGAGGACGGCCAGCAGCACCGGCGCTGGATGCCGCACGGCACCAGCCACCACCTCGGCCTCGACGTGCACGACTGCGCCCAGGCCAAGCGGGAACTCTACCTGGACGGCGTGCTGCGCGAGGGAATGGTCTTCACCATCGAACCCGGCCTGTACTTCAAGCAGGAAGACCTCGCCATTCCCGAGGAGTACAGGGGCATTGGCGTGCGCATCGAGGACGACATCCTGATGACCGCCGAGGGCCCCGTGAACCTCAGCGCGGCGCTGCCCCGCACCGCGGACGATGTCGAGGCCTGGATGGCCGGCATCTACCAGGAGATCGACGCCAAGGGTTAG
- a CDS encoding magnesium transporter MgtE N-terminal domain-containing protein yields the protein MSTNPTRVFVARLLGLDVFDPLGDRLGRLRDVVVLSRGTRGAPHVVGIVVEVPGKKRVFVPMTRITSIDQTQIICTGLVNLRRFEQRGAETLVVAEMFDRRVTLTDGSGDATIEDIAMDQHRSGDWFVSKLFVRRGHSLAPLSRLRRNETMIIDWADAHQGAKTEPQAATQFVANHEDLKPADFAEALQEMSDKRRFEVASELQDERLADVLQELPEDDQVEILSALDVQRAADVLEEMDPDDAADLLGELPSAQAEELLQLMEPEGAEDVRRLLEYDEDTAGGLMTPVPVILPPEATVAEALAHVRREELSPALASSIFIARPPLETPTGRFLGVVHIQQLLRFPPFESLGNLVDKNLEPLSDLAHISEVARTLATYNLNSLPVVNQAGRLVGAVTVDDVLDHLLPDDWRANDGEAPVRKLGGRIG from the coding sequence GTGAGCACGAATCCTACCCGCGTCTTTGTTGCGCGCCTCCTGGGACTGGACGTCTTCGACCCTCTGGGCGACCGTCTGGGACGGTTGCGTGACGTTGTCGTGCTCTCCCGCGGAACCCGGGGCGCCCCGCACGTGGTGGGCATCGTCGTCGAGGTTCCCGGCAAGAAGCGCGTGTTCGTCCCGATGACCCGCATCACCTCCATCGACCAGACACAGATCATCTGCACCGGGTTGGTCAACCTGCGGCGCTTCGAACAGCGCGGCGCCGAGACCCTGGTGGTGGCCGAGATGTTCGACCGCCGGGTCACCCTCACTGACGGCAGCGGCGACGCCACCATCGAGGACATCGCCATGGACCAGCACCGCTCGGGCGACTGGTTCGTGAGCAAGCTGTTCGTCCGGCGCGGACATTCCCTGGCGCCCCTGAGCAGGCTGCGCCGCAACGAAACGATGATCATCGACTGGGCCGACGCGCACCAGGGAGCAAAGACAGAACCGCAGGCAGCCACCCAGTTCGTGGCGAACCACGAGGACCTCAAGCCCGCGGACTTCGCCGAGGCGCTGCAGGAAATGAGCGACAAGCGGCGTTTCGAAGTGGCCAGCGAGCTGCAGGATGAGCGGCTCGCGGACGTCCTGCAGGAGCTGCCCGAGGACGACCAGGTGGAAATCCTCTCCGCCCTCGACGTCCAGCGGGCCGCTGACGTCCTGGAGGAGATGGACCCAGACGATGCCGCCGACCTCCTCGGCGAGCTCCCGTCCGCCCAGGCGGAGGAACTTCTTCAGCTGATGGAGCCCGAGGGCGCCGAGGACGTCCGGCGCCTCCTCGAATACGACGAGGACACCGCCGGCGGCCTCATGACCCCCGTGCCCGTGATCCTGCCGCCTGAAGCCACAGTCGCGGAGGCCCTCGCCCACGTCCGGCGCGAGGAGCTCTCCCCTGCCCTCGCCTCGTCCATCTTCATCGCCCGTCCTCCGCTGGAAACGCCCACCGGCCGGTTCCTTGGCGTGGTGCACATCCAGCAACTGCTGCGCTTCCCGCCGTTCGAGTCGCTGGGCAACCTCGTGGACAAGAACCTGGAGCCGCTCTCGGACCTGGCCCACATCAGCGAAGTGGCCCGCACACTCGCCACGTACAACCTGAACTCGCTGCCGGTGGTCAACCAGGCCGGCCGTCTGGTGGGCGCAGTGACAGTGGACGACGTCCTGGACCATCTGCTGCCCGATGACTGGCGGGCTAACGACGGCGAGGCCCCGGTCAGGAAGCTTGGTGGCCGCATTGGCTGA